In Streptomyces puniciscabiei, a single genomic region encodes these proteins:
- a CDS encoding ROK family transcriptional regulator, whose protein sequence is MGGVNRTRTGTRAGSGTGAGANLLAVRSHNTALVLGLLRDAGAEGISRLELAERTGLTPQAVSKITARLRADGFVAEAGRRASTGGKPRTVLRLVPEAGHAVGVHLDRDELRAVLVDLDGAVVGERRAGLDLGAGAEAVLTVVGDAVEGVVREVLGTFPVREGPAGEGAAGTVASLLGVGVALPGPLDHARGVLHRVTGFPEWDGFPLRDALGERLGVPVVVDKDTNAAALGLSVGGEGGEGGSFAYLHLGTGLGAGLVIGGRVHRGARTGAGEFGHQVIQLDGPPCECGNRGCVEALCLAAVGRGEAGEAARVLGVAAANLVGLLDIDVVLLGGRTVAGAPEAYVRGVGEVLDARARREGAEGDSAPVRLAPRGERVVAEGAAQLLLAPVFGRGDV, encoded by the coding sequence ATGGGTGGCGTGAACAGGACGAGAACGGGGACGCGGGCCGGGTCGGGCACGGGGGCGGGAGCCAATCTCCTCGCGGTGCGGTCGCACAACACCGCGCTGGTGCTGGGGCTGCTGCGGGACGCCGGGGCGGAGGGGATCAGCCGGCTGGAACTCGCCGAGCGGACCGGGCTGACCCCGCAGGCCGTCAGCAAGATCACCGCGCGGCTGCGGGCGGACGGCTTCGTGGCGGAGGCCGGGCGGCGGGCGTCGACGGGCGGCAAGCCGCGGACCGTGCTGCGGCTGGTCCCGGAGGCGGGGCACGCGGTGGGGGTGCATCTGGACCGGGACGAACTGCGGGCCGTTCTGGTCGATCTGGACGGCGCAGTGGTGGGGGAGCGGCGGGCCGGGCTGGACCTGGGGGCCGGGGCGGAGGCCGTGCTGACGGTGGTCGGGGACGCCGTGGAGGGGGTGGTACGGGAGGTCCTGGGCACGTTTCCGGTCAGGGAAGGGCCGGCCGGTGAGGGGGCTGCCGGGACCGTCGCGTCGCTGCTCGGGGTGGGGGTGGCGCTTCCCGGGCCGCTCGATCACGCGCGCGGGGTGCTGCACCGGGTGACCGGGTTTCCCGAGTGGGACGGGTTTCCGCTGCGGGACGCGCTCGGGGAGCGGTTGGGGGTGCCGGTCGTGGTCGACAAGGACACCAACGCCGCCGCGCTCGGACTGTCGGTGGGGGGCGAGGGCGGCGAGGGCGGATCCTTCGCGTATCTGCATCTCGGTACGGGGCTCGGGGCCGGGTTGGTGATCGGTGGGCGCGTGCACCGGGGGGCGCGGACCGGGGCCGGGGAGTTCGGGCACCAGGTGATCCAGCTGGACGGCCCGCCGTGCGAGTGCGGGAACCGGGGGTGCGTGGAGGCGCTGTGCCTGGCGGCGGTGGGGCGCGGTGAGGCGGGGGAGGCGGCGCGTGTGCTGGGGGTGGCGGCGGCGAACCTGGTCGGGCTGCTGGACATCGATGTGGTGCTGCTCGGGGGACGGACGGTCGCGGGGGCGCCCGAGGCGTATGTGCGGGGGGTCGGCGAGGTGCTGGATGCGCGGGCCCGGCGGGAGGGCGCGGAGGGGGATTCCGCGCCGGTGCGGCTCGCTCCGCGGGGGGAGCGGGTGGTGGCCGAGGGTGCCGCGCAGCTGCTGTTGGCACCGGTGTTCGGGCGGGGGGATGTGTGA
- a CDS encoding VOC family protein, with protein MKIDSSQKITTFLMFEGHAEAALTFYTSLFDDAEVINIDRYGAGGPGKEGSVRHATFSLAGQQFMCTDSPAHHEFTFTPAVSLFVQCENEAELDRLHAALSDQGTELMPPGNYGFSPKFAWVNDRFGVSWQLNLPA; from the coding sequence ATGAAGATCGACTCGTCGCAGAAGATCACCACGTTCCTGATGTTCGAGGGCCACGCCGAGGCGGCGCTGACCTTCTACACCTCGCTCTTCGACGACGCCGAGGTCATCAACATCGACCGGTACGGCGCCGGTGGTCCAGGCAAGGAGGGAAGCGTGCGGCACGCGACCTTCTCGCTCGCCGGCCAGCAGTTCATGTGCACCGACAGCCCCGCGCACCACGAGTTCACCTTCACGCCCGCTGTCTCGCTCTTCGTCCAGTGCGAGAACGAGGCCGAACTCGACCGCCTCCACGCGGCCCTCTCCGACCAGGGCACGGAACTCATGCCGCCGGGCAACTACGGCTTCAGCCCCAAGTTCGCCTGGGTCAACGACCGGTTCGGCGTCTCGTGGCAGCTGAATCTGCCGGCGTGA
- a CDS encoding GntR family transcriptional regulator — MDYPNDQAPGAPVRSGIPEHGRIPKYYAVKARIAALLEELGEGGVIPTERDLAERYDVARETVRQAVRELVLEGRLRRKGRGTVVAGPKLTQPLSLASYTEGVRRQGRTPGRTLITLDRFPCPDALAAETGLTRGEPVWHLERVLLADDERVGLESTYVAVERVPRLDSDFDPDSSFYGYLAGQGISFGDADERIETVLATPREALLIGTPPALPMLLIHRVSRDTEGRPLERVRSLYRGDRFSFSTHLKG; from the coding sequence GTGGACTACCCGAACGACCAGGCCCCCGGCGCCCCCGTCCGCTCCGGCATCCCCGAGCACGGACGCATCCCCAAGTACTACGCGGTCAAGGCACGCATCGCCGCCCTGCTGGAGGAGCTGGGGGAGGGCGGCGTCATCCCCACCGAGCGGGACCTCGCCGAGCGGTACGACGTCGCCCGCGAGACCGTACGGCAGGCCGTGAGGGAGCTGGTGCTGGAAGGGCGGCTGAGGCGCAAGGGGCGGGGGACCGTCGTCGCCGGGCCCAAGCTGACGCAGCCGCTGTCGCTCGCGAGCTACACCGAGGGCGTGCGCCGGCAGGGCCGTACGCCCGGTCGTACGCTCATCACCCTCGACCGGTTCCCCTGCCCGGACGCGCTCGCCGCCGAGACCGGGCTCACCCGGGGCGAGCCCGTGTGGCACCTGGAGCGCGTGCTGCTCGCCGACGACGAGCGGGTCGGCCTGGAGAGCACGTACGTCGCCGTCGAGCGGGTGCCCCGGCTGGACAGCGACTTCGACCCCGACTCCTCCTTCTACGGCTATCTCGCCGGCCAGGGCATCTCCTTCGGCGACGCCGACGAGCGGATCGAGACCGTGCTGGCCACGCCCCGCGAAGCCCTGCTCATCGGCACCCCGCCCGCCCTGCCGATGCTGCTGATCCACCGCGTCTCCCGGGACACGGAGGGCCGGCCCCTGGAGCGGGTGCGCTCGCTGTACCGGGGGGACCGGTTCTCCTTCAGCACCCACCTCAAGGGCTGA
- a CDS encoding TIGR03364 family FAD-dependent oxidoreductase: MKVTVVGAGVVGTMHAWHAVQRGHQVVQIEREAEARGASLRNFGQIWVSGRAGGQELEAALRARELWEDIGARVPALGFRANGSLTPVRGPLELAVAEAAVARADAAARGYKLLTPGEARALNPALRGDFTAALHCERDAAVEPRTAQLALRAELLKSPNYTFLPGREVREVVGAGTVRDDHGDVHRADTVVLCTGAWLGGLVRELAGPDLPVRRVRLQMMQTDPLGEPLPTSVADADSFRYYPAYASPALDRLNTDQPQPETAARHRMQLLMVQRADGGLTIGDTHEYEHPFAFDTVEEPYEHLTGVVESLLGRPLPRVRRRWAGVYAQVTEPGRVAHRQQVREGVWLVTGPGGRGMTCAPAIAETTANELGW; this comes from the coding sequence GTGAAAGTGACAGTCGTCGGAGCAGGCGTGGTGGGCACCATGCACGCCTGGCATGCCGTACAGCGCGGCCACCAGGTGGTCCAGATCGAGCGCGAGGCCGAGGCGCGCGGCGCCTCGCTGCGCAACTTCGGGCAGATCTGGGTCAGTGGCCGCGCCGGTGGCCAGGAGCTGGAGGCAGCGCTGCGGGCGCGGGAGCTGTGGGAAGACATCGGCGCACGGGTACCGGCGCTGGGCTTCCGGGCGAACGGGTCCCTGACCCCCGTCCGCGGCCCCCTGGAGCTCGCCGTCGCCGAGGCCGCCGTGGCCCGCGCGGACGCCGCCGCCCGCGGCTACAAGCTCCTCACCCCGGGCGAGGCCCGCGCCCTCAACCCGGCGCTGCGGGGCGACTTCACCGCCGCCCTGCACTGCGAGCGGGACGCGGCCGTCGAGCCGCGCACCGCCCAACTCGCACTCCGGGCCGAGCTGTTGAAGTCCCCGAACTACACCTTCCTGCCGGGCCGGGAGGTGCGCGAGGTCGTCGGCGCCGGCACCGTCCGCGACGACCACGGGGACGTGCACCGGGCCGACACGGTCGTCCTGTGCACCGGCGCCTGGCTCGGCGGACTGGTCCGCGAACTCGCGGGGCCGGACCTTCCCGTGCGCCGGGTCCGGCTGCAGATGATGCAGACCGACCCGCTGGGCGAGCCGCTGCCGACCTCCGTCGCCGACGCCGACAGCTTCCGCTACTACCCCGCCTACGCGTCCCCGGCCCTCGACCGGCTCAACACCGATCAGCCGCAGCCGGAGACCGCCGCCAGGCACCGGATGCAGCTGCTGATGGTGCAGCGCGCCGACGGCGGCCTGACCATCGGCGACACCCACGAGTACGAGCACCCCTTCGCCTTCGACACCGTCGAGGAGCCCTACGAGCACCTCACCGGCGTCGTCGAGTCCCTGCTCGGCCGGCCCCTGCCGCGCGTCCGGCGCCGCTGGGCGGGCGTGTACGCACAAGTCACCGAACCCGGCCGGGTGGCGCACCGGCAGCAGGTGCGCGAAGGGGTGTGGCTGGTCACCGGGCCCGGCGGGCGCGGCATGACCTGCGCCCCCGCGATAGCCGAGACCACCGCGAACGAACTGGGCTGGTGA
- a CDS encoding HAD family hydrolase, with translation MTDIRLVVLDMAGTTVADGGLVERAFAAAAAELGVEPGSAEHAEHLAHVRATMGESKISVFRHLFGTEDRARRANTAFEKAYGDLVGAGLIAPVPGAREAVEELAADGRTVVLTTGFARVTQDAILDALGWRDLVPLTLCPADAGGRGRPYPDMVLEAFVRTKAAADVRQVAVVGDTSYDVLSGVRAGAGVVAGVLTGAHGDAEFRAAGATHVLDSVAGLPALLLGDR, from the coding sequence ATGACCGACATCCGTCTCGTCGTCCTCGACATGGCCGGCACGACCGTTGCCGACGGCGGGCTGGTCGAGCGCGCCTTCGCGGCGGCGGCCGCCGAACTGGGCGTCGAACCCGGCTCCGCCGAGCACGCCGAGCACCTCGCCCACGTCCGCGCCACCATGGGCGAGTCCAAGATCTCCGTCTTCCGGCACCTGTTCGGCACCGAGGACCGCGCCCGGCGCGCCAACACGGCCTTCGAGAAGGCGTACGGCGACCTGGTCGGCGCCGGCCTGATCGCCCCGGTGCCGGGCGCCCGCGAGGCCGTCGAGGAGCTCGCCGCCGACGGCCGCACCGTCGTCCTGACCACCGGCTTCGCCCGCGTCACCCAGGACGCGATCCTGGACGCCCTCGGCTGGCGCGACCTCGTCCCGCTCACCCTGTGCCCGGCCGACGCCGGCGGGCGCGGGCGGCCGTACCCGGACATGGTCCTGGAGGCGTTCGTGCGCACCAAGGCCGCCGCGGACGTGCGCCAGGTCGCCGTCGTCGGGGACACCTCGTACGACGTGCTCAGCGGGGTACGGGCGGGGGCGGGGGTCGTCGCCGGGGTGCTGACCGGGGCCCACGGGGACGCCGAGTTCCGGGCGGCCGGCGCCACGCACGTCCTCGACTCCGTCGCCGGCCTGCCCGCGCTGCTGCTGGGAGACCGCTGA
- a CDS encoding ABC transporter ATP-binding protein, with the protein MGIRFDSVTVAYDGNVVLDSLDLTVEPGEVMALLGPSGSGKTTALRAVAGFVRPVSGRVLLGGRDVTDLPPYRRGIGMVVQSYALFPHLRVDENVAFGLKARRAGRAETRERVAEALEMTGMAAYARRHPRELSGGQQQRVAIARALAIRPDVLLLDEPLSALDARLRSGMLVELARLHRELPDLSMLYVTHDQVEALTLADRIAVMDAARLQQCGTPRELYRAPKSEFTASFVGGANLLPVTVGCGGVGFAGTELKVDTGEAATGAGATLCVRPHAIALGHGPNRLDGVVSEIQWRGATHRLYVEVGGHSVMADVRELKEPPALGDPVSLHFAAEDAVLLPAGVGDE; encoded by the coding sequence ATGGGCATCCGCTTCGACTCCGTCACCGTCGCCTACGACGGCAACGTCGTCCTCGACTCCCTCGACCTGACCGTCGAGCCCGGCGAGGTCATGGCGCTGCTCGGGCCGTCCGGCTCCGGCAAGACCACCGCGCTGCGGGCGGTCGCCGGGTTCGTACGGCCCGTGTCCGGGCGGGTGCTCCTCGGCGGCCGGGATGTGACGGACCTGCCGCCGTACCGGCGTGGCATCGGGATGGTCGTCCAGAGTTACGCGCTGTTCCCGCACCTGCGGGTGGACGAGAACGTGGCCTTCGGCCTCAAGGCCCGCAGGGCGGGCAGGGCGGAGACACGGGAGCGGGTCGCGGAGGCGCTGGAGATGACCGGCATGGCCGCCTACGCCCGCCGGCATCCGCGCGAGCTGTCCGGCGGGCAGCAGCAGCGGGTCGCCATCGCCCGCGCGCTCGCCATCCGGCCGGACGTGCTCCTCCTGGACGAGCCGCTGTCCGCGCTGGACGCCCGGCTGCGGTCCGGCATGCTGGTCGAACTCGCCCGGCTGCACCGTGAGTTGCCGGACCTGTCGATGCTGTACGTGACCCACGACCAGGTCGAGGCGCTGACCCTGGCCGACCGGATCGCGGTGATGGACGCGGCACGGCTCCAGCAGTGCGGTACGCCCCGCGAGCTGTACCGGGCGCCGAAGAGCGAGTTCACGGCCTCCTTCGTGGGCGGTGCGAATCTGCTGCCGGTGACGGTGGGCTGCGGGGGCGTCGGCTTCGCGGGGACCGAGCTGAAGGTGGACACGGGGGAGGCGGCCACGGGAGCGGGGGCCACCTTGTGCGTACGGCCGCACGCCATCGCGCTGGGGCACGGTCCCAACCGACTCGACGGTGTCGTGAGCGAGATCCAGTGGCGGGGGGCCACACATCGGCTGTACGTCGAGGTCGGCGGGCATTCCGTCATGGCGGACGTGCGCGAGCTGAAGGAGCCGCCGGCGCTCGGGGACCCGGTGAGCCTGCACTTCGCCGCCGAGGACGCGGTGCTGCTGCCCGCAGGGGTCGGCGATGAGTAG
- a CDS encoding 2-aminoethylphosphonate ABC transporter permease subunit, with amino-acid sequence MSRRLLWALPPVALLALFFLYPLALVVQQSFRPDGAGTSFQPYTDVFASEAFRNALWTTVWLALASTAGCLLLGFLLALVIAFIPFPGAKAVARFIDVYLSFPSFLITLALLFIYGSTGIIGSLQFLTMPWGVLLAEVTYFTPFVMRPLLAAFSQLDTAQLEAASSLGARAPRIIRRIILPEALPALAAGGSLVLVLCLNEFGIVLFTGAKGVTTLPMLVYSKAILESDYPGACVVAVVNVLISVGLYGLYRVVSRRAGT; translated from the coding sequence ATGAGTAGGCGGCTGCTGTGGGCCCTGCCTCCCGTGGCCCTCCTCGCGCTCTTCTTCCTCTATCCCCTCGCCCTCGTCGTCCAGCAGTCCTTCCGGCCGGACGGCGCGGGCACCTCGTTCCAGCCGTACACGGACGTCTTCGCCTCCGAAGCCTTCCGGAACGCCCTGTGGACCACCGTGTGGCTGGCGCTCGCCTCCACCGCCGGGTGCCTGCTCCTCGGTTTCCTGCTCGCGCTGGTCATCGCCTTCATACCTTTCCCCGGCGCGAAGGCGGTGGCGCGGTTCATCGACGTGTACCTGTCCTTCCCGTCCTTCCTCATCACCCTGGCGCTGCTGTTCATCTACGGCAGCACGGGAATCATCGGCTCCCTCCAGTTCCTCACCATGCCCTGGGGCGTGCTGCTGGCGGAGGTCACCTATTTCACGCCGTTCGTGATGCGGCCGCTGCTCGCCGCGTTCTCACAGCTGGACACCGCGCAGCTGGAGGCGGCGAGCTCGCTGGGCGCGCGGGCGCCCCGCATCATCCGCCGGATCATCCTGCCGGAGGCGCTGCCCGCGCTCGCGGCCGGCGGAAGTCTCGTCCTGGTGCTGTGCCTCAACGAGTTCGGCATCGTGCTGTTCACCGGCGCGAAGGGGGTCACCACCCTGCCGATGCTCGTCTACAGCAAGGCGATCCTGGAGTCCGACTACCCGGGCGCGTGCGTGGTCGCCGTCGTCAACGTCCTGATCTCCGTGGGTCTCTACGGCCTCTACCGGGTGGTGAGCCGTCGTGCTGGTACATAG
- a CDS encoding ABC transporter permease, whose protein sequence is MLVHSRKARWAVWAVFLVLFVPLFALPLLVVLGASLATHWSGVLPSGTTFANYRAASRGEALQALTTSLLTATAASLLALVVGTWAALAGAALEKRYRRLMDALFVLPVAVPSVVVGLSVLVAFSQPPMLLNGTRWIVILAHTVLVTAFAHQSVSAALTRLDPAWEQAAASLGARPAHVLWRVRLPLLLPSLTAAAGLCFALSMGELSATMMLYPPDWTPLPVLVYAATDRGALFTGSAVAIVLMAATLLVLFAVSRVRTRASYR, encoded by the coding sequence GTGCTGGTACATAGCCGCAAGGCCAGGTGGGCCGTGTGGGCGGTGTTCCTCGTCCTGTTCGTGCCGCTGTTCGCGCTGCCCCTCCTCGTCGTCCTCGGCGCCTCCCTCGCCACCCACTGGTCCGGTGTCCTGCCCTCGGGGACGACCTTCGCCAACTACCGGGCGGCGAGCCGGGGCGAGGCCCTCCAGGCGCTCACCACCAGCCTGCTGACGGCCACCGCCGCGAGCCTGCTCGCACTGGTCGTCGGCACCTGGGCCGCGCTGGCCGGGGCGGCCCTGGAGAAGCGGTACCGCAGGCTCATGGACGCCCTGTTCGTGCTGCCGGTCGCCGTGCCGTCGGTCGTGGTCGGACTGTCGGTCCTGGTGGCCTTCTCCCAGCCGCCGATGCTGCTCAACGGCACCCGGTGGATCGTGATCCTCGCGCACACCGTGCTCGTCACCGCCTTCGCCCACCAGTCGGTGTCGGCGGCCCTCACCCGCCTCGACCCCGCCTGGGAACAGGCCGCCGCCTCCCTCGGCGCCCGCCCCGCCCACGTCCTGTGGCGGGTCCGCCTTCCCCTCCTGCTGCCCTCGCTCACCGCCGCCGCCGGCCTCTGCTTCGCCCTGTCCATGGGCGAGCTGAGCGCCACGATGATGCTCTATCCGCCCGACTGGACCCCGCTGCCCGTCCTCGTCTACGCGGCCACCGACCGCGGTGCCCTGTTCACCGGCTCCGCCGTCGCCATCGTGCTGATGGCCGCGACCCTGCTCGTCCTGTTCGCCGTCTCCCGGGTCCGCACCCGGGCGTCGTACCGCTGA
- a CDS encoding 2-aminoethylphosphonate ABC transporter substrate-binding protein, translating to MPRNRLTPAIALALLATPVLSACGGSSAASDAKVVTVYSADGLKGENGDGWYDKVFADFTQQTGIKVKYVEGGSGEMVQRALREKSNPQADVLVTLPPFIQQADGKGLLQKYRPKDADQVGGAGKAADGTWTSVVNNYFGFVYNKKELKQAPRTWEELLGSRYRNKLQYSTPGVAGDGTAVLIKAIHDFGGKDAALAYLKKLQANNVGPSASTGKLAPKVDKGELLVANGDVQMNYAQSKTMPALGIWFPAGQDGKPTTFALPYAAGLVTKAPHSENGRKLLDFMLARKQQQEVSAIGGGFAARQDVRATDAQAVALAGLMDGVETFEPDWNDIDRNFTSYVEDWKSATGS from the coding sequence ATGCCCCGAAACCGCCTCACGCCCGCCATAGCCCTCGCCCTGCTCGCCACGCCCGTGCTGTCCGCCTGCGGCGGCTCCTCCGCGGCCTCCGACGCCAAGGTCGTCACCGTCTACAGCGCCGACGGCCTCAAGGGCGAGAACGGCGACGGCTGGTACGACAAGGTCTTCGCCGACTTCACCCAGCAGACCGGTATCAAGGTCAAGTACGTCGAGGGCGGCTCCGGCGAGATGGTGCAGCGCGCCCTCCGCGAGAAGAGCAACCCGCAGGCCGACGTGCTGGTCACCCTCCCGCCGTTCATCCAGCAGGCCGACGGCAAGGGCCTGCTGCAGAAGTACCGGCCGAAGGACGCGGACCAGGTCGGGGGCGCCGGCAAGGCCGCCGACGGCACCTGGACGTCCGTCGTGAACAACTACTTCGGGTTCGTCTACAACAAGAAGGAGCTGAAGCAGGCCCCCAGGACCTGGGAGGAACTGCTCGGCTCCCGGTACAGGAACAAGCTGCAGTACTCCACGCCGGGCGTCGCCGGCGACGGCACGGCCGTCCTCATCAAGGCCATCCACGACTTCGGCGGCAAGGACGCCGCCCTCGCCTACCTCAAGAAGCTCCAGGCCAACAACGTCGGCCCGTCCGCCTCCACCGGCAAGCTCGCGCCCAAGGTCGACAAGGGCGAACTGCTCGTCGCCAACGGCGATGTGCAGATGAACTACGCCCAGTCCAAGACCATGCCCGCCCTCGGCATCTGGTTCCCGGCCGGCCAGGACGGCAAGCCCACCACCTTCGCCCTGCCGTACGCGGCCGGCCTGGTCACCAAGGCCCCGCACAGCGAGAACGGCCGGAAGCTGCTCGACTTCATGCTCGCGCGGAAGCAGCAGCAGGAGGTCAGCGCGATCGGCGGCGGGTTCGCCGCCCGCCAGGACGTCAGGGCCACCGACGCCCAAGCCGTCGCCCTCGCCGGGCTGATGGACGGCGTGGAGACCTTCGAGCCGGACTGGAACGACATCGACAGGAATTTCACGTCGTACGTCGAGGACTGGAAGTCGGCGACCGGCAGCTGA